A part of Verrucomicrobiia bacterium genomic DNA contains:
- a CDS encoding c-type cytochrome domain-containing protein, giving the protein MRILLFIAVAATAILTSCTRQSEAAVTPGTIPPPAAKQDVTFATDIKPIFDAACIKCHGADKQKAELRLDSREGALKGSEDGPVFEVGKSALSILVTNVARVGDEDDWMPPIDKGKPLTVEQVALIRAWIDQGAK; this is encoded by the coding sequence ATGCGCATTCTGCTGTTCATTGCCGTCGCCGCCACGGCCATTTTGACCAGCTGCACCCGCCAGTCCGAAGCTGCCGTCACGCCGGGCACCATTCCGCCGCCCGCTGCCAAGCAGGACGTCACGTTCGCGACCGACATCAAGCCCATTTTCGATGCCGCCTGCATCAAATGTCACGGTGCCGACAAGCAAAAGGCCGAACTCCGACTCGACAGCCGCGAAGGCGCGCTAAAGGGCAGCGAAGACGGACCGGTGTTCGAAGTGGGCAAGAGCGCCCTGAGCATCCTCGTCACCAACGTGGCGCGCGTGGGCGACGAAGACGACTGGATGCCGCCCATCGACAAAGGCAAGCCCCTTACCGTGGAACAGGTGGCCCTGATTCGCGCCTGGATCGATCAAGGCGCCAAGTAA